A genome region from Anolis carolinensis isolate JA03-04 chromosome 6, rAnoCar3.1.pri, whole genome shotgun sequence includes the following:
- the hacd1 gene encoding very-long-chain (3R)-3-hydroxyacyl-CoA dehydratase 1 isoform X2, translating into MAPSEEDGNGSAEEKENSKKAVRRGGAITTAWLIFYNITMTAGWLVLAIAMARFYLEKGTYKGLYKSIQKTLKFFQTFALLEIIHCAVVVHTSVLVTGVQVCSRIFMVWFITHSIKQIQNEDSVIIFLVVWTVTEITRYSFYTFNMLNHLPYFIKWARYNFFIILYPVGVVGELLTIYAALPYVKKSGIFSVRLPNKYNVSFDYYYFLLIIMASYIPLFPQLYFHMLRQRRKVLHGEVIVEKDD; encoded by the exons aTGGCGCCCAGCGAGGAGGACGGGAACGGCTCGGCGGAGGAGAAAGAGAACAGCAAGAAGGCGGTGCGGCGGGGAGGCGCCATCACGACGGCTTGGCTGATTTTCTATAACATCACGATGACGGCcgg GTGGCTGGTGTTGGCTATTGCCATGGCACGGTTTTACCTGGAAAAAGGCACATACAAAGGCTTATATAAAAGCATTCAAAAGACACTTAAATTTTTCCAGACTTTTGCTTTACTTGAG ATAATCCACTGTGCAGTTG TAGTGCACACATCGGTGCTTGTGACTGGGGTCCAAGTGTGTTCCAGGATCTTCATGGTGTGGTTTATTACACATAGTATTAAGCAG ATCCAGAATGAGGACAGCGTTATTATTTTTCTGGTCGTATGGACTGTGACAGAGATTACTCGATATTCCTTCTACACATTCAATATGCTTAACCACTTACCATACTTCATAAAATGGGCCAG GTACAATTTTTTCATCATCTTATATCCAGTAGGAGTTGTTGGTGAGCTTCTAACTATTTATGCTGCCTTACCCTATGTGAAGAAATCGGGCATTTTTTCAGTGAGACTTCCCAACAAATATAATGTCTCTTTTGACTATTACTACTTCCTTCTCATCATCATGGCCTCCTATATACCAT TGTTTCCACAACTGTACTTTCACATGCTCCGTCAAAGAAGAAAAGTACTTCACGGTGAAGTGATTGTAGAAAAGGACGATTAA
- the hacd1 gene encoding very-long-chain (3R)-3-hydroxyacyl-CoA dehydratase 1 isoform X4, translating into MAPSEEDGNGSAEEKENSKKAVRRGGAITTAWLIFYNITMTAGWLVLAIAMARFYLEKGTYKGLYKSIQKTLKFFQTFALLEIIHCAVGVVHTSVLVTGVQVCSRIFMVWFITHSIKQIQNEDSVIIFLVVWTVTEITRYSFYTFNMLNHLPYFIKWARYNFFIILYPVGVVVFPQLYFHMLRQRRKVLHGEVIVEKDD; encoded by the exons aTGGCGCCCAGCGAGGAGGACGGGAACGGCTCGGCGGAGGAGAAAGAGAACAGCAAGAAGGCGGTGCGGCGGGGAGGCGCCATCACGACGGCTTGGCTGATTTTCTATAACATCACGATGACGGCcgg GTGGCTGGTGTTGGCTATTGCCATGGCACGGTTTTACCTGGAAAAAGGCACATACAAAGGCTTATATAAAAGCATTCAAAAGACACTTAAATTTTTCCAGACTTTTGCTTTACTTGAG ATAATCCACTGTGCAGTTG GAGTAGTGCACACATCGGTGCTTGTGACTGGGGTCCAAGTGTGTTCCAGGATCTTCATGGTGTGGTTTATTACACATAGTATTAAGCAG ATCCAGAATGAGGACAGCGTTATTATTTTTCTGGTCGTATGGACTGTGACAGAGATTACTCGATATTCCTTCTACACATTCAATATGCTTAACCACTTACCATACTTCATAAAATGGGCCAG GTACAATTTTTTCATCATCTTATATCCAGTAGGAGTTGTTG TGTTTCCACAACTGTACTTTCACATGCTCCGTCAAAGAAGAAAAGTACTTCACGGTGAAGTGATTGTAGAAAAGGACGATTAA
- the hacd1 gene encoding very-long-chain (3R)-3-hydroxyacyl-CoA dehydratase 1 isoform X1 — protein sequence MAPSEEDGNGSAEEKENSKKAVRRGGAITTAWLIFYNITMTAGWLVLAIAMARFYLEKGTYKGLYKSIQKTLKFFQTFALLEIIHCAVGVVHTSVLVTGVQVCSRIFMVWFITHSIKQIQNEDSVIIFLVVWTVTEITRYSFYTFNMLNHLPYFIKWARYNFFIILYPVGVVGELLTIYAALPYVKKSGIFSVRLPNKYNVSFDYYYFLLIIMASYIPLFPQLYFHMLRQRRKVLHGEVIVEKDD from the exons aTGGCGCCCAGCGAGGAGGACGGGAACGGCTCGGCGGAGGAGAAAGAGAACAGCAAGAAGGCGGTGCGGCGGGGAGGCGCCATCACGACGGCTTGGCTGATTTTCTATAACATCACGATGACGGCcgg GTGGCTGGTGTTGGCTATTGCCATGGCACGGTTTTACCTGGAAAAAGGCACATACAAAGGCTTATATAAAAGCATTCAAAAGACACTTAAATTTTTCCAGACTTTTGCTTTACTTGAG ATAATCCACTGTGCAGTTG GAGTAGTGCACACATCGGTGCTTGTGACTGGGGTCCAAGTGTGTTCCAGGATCTTCATGGTGTGGTTTATTACACATAGTATTAAGCAG ATCCAGAATGAGGACAGCGTTATTATTTTTCTGGTCGTATGGACTGTGACAGAGATTACTCGATATTCCTTCTACACATTCAATATGCTTAACCACTTACCATACTTCATAAAATGGGCCAG GTACAATTTTTTCATCATCTTATATCCAGTAGGAGTTGTTGGTGAGCTTCTAACTATTTATGCTGCCTTACCCTATGTGAAGAAATCGGGCATTTTTTCAGTGAGACTTCCCAACAAATATAATGTCTCTTTTGACTATTACTACTTCCTTCTCATCATCATGGCCTCCTATATACCAT TGTTTCCACAACTGTACTTTCACATGCTCCGTCAAAGAAGAAAAGTACTTCACGGTGAAGTGATTGTAGAAAAGGACGATTAA
- the hacd1 gene encoding very-long-chain (3R)-3-hydroxyacyl-CoA dehydratase 1 isoform X3 has product MAPSEEDGNGSAEEKENSKKAVRRGGAITTAWLIFYNITMTAGWLVLAIAMARFYLEKGTYKGLYKSIQKTLKFFQTFALLEIIHCAVVHTSVLVTGVQVCSRIFMVWFITHSIKQIQNEDSVIIFLVVWTVTEITRYSFYTFNMLNHLPYFIKWARYNFFIILYPVGVVGELLTIYAALPYVKKSGIFSVRLPNKYNVSFDYYYFLLIIMASYIPLFPQLYFHMLRQRRKVLHGEVIVEKDD; this is encoded by the exons aTGGCGCCCAGCGAGGAGGACGGGAACGGCTCGGCGGAGGAGAAAGAGAACAGCAAGAAGGCGGTGCGGCGGGGAGGCGCCATCACGACGGCTTGGCTGATTTTCTATAACATCACGATGACGGCcgg GTGGCTGGTGTTGGCTATTGCCATGGCACGGTTTTACCTGGAAAAAGGCACATACAAAGGCTTATATAAAAGCATTCAAAAGACACTTAAATTTTTCCAGACTTTTGCTTTACTTGAG ATAATCCACTGTGCAGTTG TGCACACATCGGTGCTTGTGACTGGGGTCCAAGTGTGTTCCAGGATCTTCATGGTGTGGTTTATTACACATAGTATTAAGCAG ATCCAGAATGAGGACAGCGTTATTATTTTTCTGGTCGTATGGACTGTGACAGAGATTACTCGATATTCCTTCTACACATTCAATATGCTTAACCACTTACCATACTTCATAAAATGGGCCAG GTACAATTTTTTCATCATCTTATATCCAGTAGGAGTTGTTGGTGAGCTTCTAACTATTTATGCTGCCTTACCCTATGTGAAGAAATCGGGCATTTTTTCAGTGAGACTTCCCAACAAATATAATGTCTCTTTTGACTATTACTACTTCCTTCTCATCATCATGGCCTCCTATATACCAT TGTTTCCACAACTGTACTTTCACATGCTCCGTCAAAGAAGAAAAGTACTTCACGGTGAAGTGATTGTAGAAAAGGACGATTAA
- the hacd1 gene encoding very-long-chain (3R)-3-hydroxyacyl-CoA dehydratase 1 isoform X5: MARFYLEKGTYKGLYKSIQKTLKFFQTFALLEIIHCAVGVVHTSVLVTGVQVCSRIFMVWFITHSIKQIQNEDSVIIFLVVWTVTEITRYSFYTFNMLNHLPYFIKWARYNFFIILYPVGVVGELLTIYAALPYVKKSGIFSVRLPNKYNVSFDYYYFLLIIMASYIPLFPQLYFHMLRQRRKVLHGEVIVEKDD; the protein is encoded by the exons ATGGCACGGTTTTACCTGGAAAAAGGCACATACAAAGGCTTATATAAAAGCATTCAAAAGACACTTAAATTTTTCCAGACTTTTGCTTTACTTGAG ATAATCCACTGTGCAGTTG GAGTAGTGCACACATCGGTGCTTGTGACTGGGGTCCAAGTGTGTTCCAGGATCTTCATGGTGTGGTTTATTACACATAGTATTAAGCAG ATCCAGAATGAGGACAGCGTTATTATTTTTCTGGTCGTATGGACTGTGACAGAGATTACTCGATATTCCTTCTACACATTCAATATGCTTAACCACTTACCATACTTCATAAAATGGGCCAG GTACAATTTTTTCATCATCTTATATCCAGTAGGAGTTGTTGGTGAGCTTCTAACTATTTATGCTGCCTTACCCTATGTGAAGAAATCGGGCATTTTTTCAGTGAGACTTCCCAACAAATATAATGTCTCTTTTGACTATTACTACTTCCTTCTCATCATCATGGCCTCCTATATACCAT TGTTTCCACAACTGTACTTTCACATGCTCCGTCAAAGAAGAAAAGTACTTCACGGTGAAGTGATTGTAGAAAAGGACGATTAA